The Prinia subflava isolate CZ2003 ecotype Zambia chromosome 34, Cam_Psub_1.2, whole genome shotgun sequence DNA window GCATCTGTGCAGGAGGCTGACCgaggtgggagggagggatggacatagggatggacacagggatggacacagggatggacacagggatggacacagggtggacacagggatggacacagggatggacacagggtGGACACAAGGATGGACAcaaggatggatggagggatggaatccatggatggatggatggatgggtggatggacggacagacggacggaaggagggatggatggatggatggatggatggatggatggagggagggatggatggagggagggatggatggatggagggagggatagATGAATccatggagggatggatggatggatggatggatggatggatggatggatggatggatggatggaatccatggatggatggaatccatggatggatggagggatggatggatggagggagggatcgagggatggatggatggatggatggatggatccatggagggatggatgggatggatggatggatggatggaagggatgatctccccctgtccccatccttgTTGTCACCCCGCGTTCCCCCCAGACCCGTGATGGCGGCTCCAGGCTCAACATCATCATCGTGGCCGAGGGTGCCATCGACAAGCATGGCAAGCCCATCACCTCGGATGACATCAAGGCCGTGAGTGGGGacggggggacacaggggacacaggggacacccCCCTTTGTTTCCCCTTTTTCGGGTCAGTCCCACAgctcccctgtgtccccacagctggTGGTGAAACGTCTGGGGTACGACACCAGAGTGACCATCCTGGGCCATGTCCAGCGTGGGGGGACCCCCTCGGCCTTCGACCGTATCCTGGTGGGCACTTCCTTCCTCACCCTGGCCCCAAAAAAGGGGACCTGGCCGTGACAacccccccccgccccgggaGGTGacacccctgtgtcccctcaggcCAGCAGGATGGGTGTGGAGGCCGTGATGGCGCTGCTCGAGGGAACGCCGGACACGCCAGCCTGCGTGGTCAGTCTGTCCGGCAACCAGGCTGTGCGCCTGCCCCTCATGGAGTGTGTCCAGGTGGTGAGTGGCTATGGTGGGACACTAGGAGTGGCCCAAGACCTAGCCCAGGGATGGTTACCACACCTGAGAtgtccccaaaccctccagggagtgtccccaaacctgccccaggGATGGATCCCACCCCAGGACACTGCAGTCCCTCCCCAGGACACTCCGTTCTACCCCAATCCCACCCAAAACACTCCAGTCCTACCCAGGACACCCTGATTCCATTCCAGAATACCCCAATGCCACCCCAATCCCACCCTGGATATCCCAATCCCACCCCAATccccctctgtgcccccagaCCAAGGACGTCACCACGGCCATGAACGAGGGACGCTTCGAGGACGCATTGAAGCTGCGGGGCCGGTGGGTGGCacctctctgtccctgtccctgcacccaATGTCCATAAAATGTCCCAAATCCCCAATCTCCCCAATTTTTAGGAGCTTCCAGAACAACTGGAACGTCTACAAGCTGCTGGCTCACATCCGCCCACCTGCCACCAAGGTAgggggcactggggagggaCCCAACCGAGGACACCCAAATCCCCATCCCAGAACACCTCAATTCCATCCCAGGACACGTCAGGGATGGAAACCAccccaatcccatcccaatcccaccccaatcccaccccaaaCACCTCAGGGATGGAAACCAccccaatcccatcccaatcccaccCCAGACACCTCAGGGATGGATATCACCCCAATCCATCCCAAtccatcccaatcccatcccaatcccaccccaatcccatcccagacACCTCAGGGATGGATATCACCCCAATCCATCCCAATTCCATCCCAATCCCAccccaatcccatcccaatcccgCCCCAAACACCTCAGGGATGGATATCACCCCAATCCATCCCAATTCCATCCCAATCCATCCCAATTCCATCCCAATCCCAccccaatcccatcccaatcccaccCCAATCCCAcccaggacaccccaaacccactTCAATCCCTTCCCAGAACACCCTAATCCTGCCACTGTCCCCAAGGCCACCTCAGCCATGTCCCCTATCCACACAAAGTGATTACATCACTGTCCCCAAGGCCACCCCAGGCTACCCCAATGCCAGTGCTGCCCCCAGGGCCCACTGACcgctgtccccatgtccctgtcgCTGTCCCCAGAGCGGGTACACGGTGGCCGTGATGAACGTGGGCGCTCCGGCCGCGGGGATGAACGCGGCTGTGCGGGCCACCGTGAGGATCGGCCTCATCCACGGCCACCGCATGCTGGCTGTGCACGACGGCTTCGAGGGGCTGGCCTTGGGCATGGTGAGAGCCTGCAGGGAACGGGGTctggggtgggtttgggatggatttgggatggatttgaAGGGATGGCCTTGGGGATGGTGAGAGCCTGCAGGGAACGGGGTCTGGggtggatttgggatggatttgggatggatttgggatggatttgggatggatttgggatggatttgaAGGGATGGCCTTCGGGATGGTGAGAGCCTGCAGGGAACGGGGTCTGGggtggatttgggatggatttgaAGGGATGGATTTGAAGGGATGGATTTGAAGGGATGGATTTGAAGGGATGGATTTGAAGGGATGGATTTGAAGGGATGGATTTGAAGGGATGGATTTGAAGGGATGGATTTGAAGGGATGGATTTGAAGGGATGGATTTGAAGGGATGGATTTGAAGGGATGGATTTGAAGGGATGGATTTGAAGGGATGGATTTgaagggatggatttgggatggatttgaAGGGATGGCCTTGGGGATGGTGAGAGCCTACAGGGAATGGgctttgggatggatttgggatggatttgggatggatttgggatggatttgggatggatttgggatggatttgaAGGGATGGCCTTGGGGATGGTGAGAGCCTGCAGGGAACGGGGTCTGGggtggatttgggatggatttgggatggatttgaAGGGCTGGCATTCGGGATGGTGAGAGCCTACAGGGAATGGgctttgggatggatttgggatggatttgaAGGGCTGGCCTTGGGGATGGTGAGAGCCTGCAGGGAACAGggtttgggatggatttgggatggatttgggatggatttgggatggccTTGGGGATGGTGAGGGTCCCATGGGAAAAAGAGTTGGGATAGGGAGATCTTTGTGGGATAAAGAGGGGGCCAGGCTATGACAGATTTAAAGGGTTGGATTTTGAGCTGGTGAGATTCCTATAGGGAAAAGGGGTGGAAAAGAGGGGTGGGAAGTGCAGGATGGGTTTTAAGGGTTGGATTTTGGGAGAAGGAGATCCCAGAGAGAAAAGGGGGTGCTCAGGAGTGCACAATAGCTTTGAGGGCTTGGCTTTTGGGATGGGGAGATTCTAGTGGGGAAATGGGGGTGGAAAAATGTGGTGAGAAGCACGGGATGGGTCTGAGGGATTGAAGACAGATTTGAAGGGTTGGGGAATGGGGAGATGCCAGCAAGAAAATACAGTGGGAAAAGAGTTTGGGAAGTGCAGGATGGATTTGATGGGCTGGATTTTGGGATGGGGAGATCCCTGTGGGAAAAGGGTGCAAGGGCCTGGGAAGGGGCAGTtgtggccctgcagggatggggattctTCAGGAATTCTTCAGGATGGGGGTGTTTAACCCCTGtccaaaccccagccctgccatgggtctgatctgctgctgtcccagagccAGGGGACACTGTGTGACCCCAGTATGGCTCTgacagggctgaggggacaTCGTATGACCCCAGCGTCACTCTCATAGGGCTGAGGGGGGCCAGTGTGACCCCAGATCCTTCTCCCATTCCATTAACCCTCTTTCACCCCCCAGGTGGAGGAGATCGGCTGGaatgctgtgggcagctggatAGGGCTGGGAGGATCCAAACTGGGCACCAAGAGGTGACTCCCCCGCTGTGTGGGGTCATTTGGTGTCCCTCTGGGGTCCCCACTATGGTCAGCCTCATCCAGGGGGGTTTCCCCTTCCCAGGACTCTGCCCAAGAAATACTTTGAGGAGATCTGTGCCAACATCAGCAAATTTGGGATCCATGCTCTCATCATCATCGGTGGCTTTGAGGTCAGTGGGGTGTGGTCAGGGCAGGGTcagtgtccccactgtccccaacGCGTTCACAGGCAGCTTGGAGCTGGTGGAGGGCCAGGTCCAGTCAGGCTGTGgtcagtgtccccagtgtccctctcctctctgctttgtCCCCTGACGTCTCCATTGTCCCCCAGGCGTTCACGGCTGgcctggagctggtggaggGCCGGGCGCGCTTCGAGGAGCTCTGCATCCCCCTGTGCATTGTCCCCGCCACCGTCTCCAACAACGTCCCCGGCTCCGACTTCAGCATCGGGGCTGACACCGCCCTCAACACCATCACCACTGTGAGAGCTCAAAcaccccccaaatccctcatCCCAAACACCATCACCACTGTGAGAGCTCAAAtaccccccaaatccctcatCCCAAACACCACCAGCACTGTGAGAGCTCAAAcaccccccaaatccctcatCCCAAACACCACCAGCACTGTGAGACCTCAAAcatcccccaaatccctcatcccaaacacccccaaatccctcatcccaaacacccccaaatccctcatcCCAAACACCACCAGCACTGTGAGAGCTcaaacacccccaaatccctcatcccaaacacccccaaatccctcatcccaaacacccccaaatccctcatcCCAAACACCATCACCACTGTGAGACCTcaaacacccccaaatccctcatcCCAAACACCATCACCACTGTGAGACCTcaaacacccccaaatccctcatcCCAAACACCATCACCACTGTGAGAGCTCAAAcagcccccaaatccctcatcccaaacacccccaaatccctcatcCCAAACACCACCAGCACTGTGAGAGCTcaaacacccccaaatccctcatcCCAAACACCACCAGCACTGTGAGACCTCAAAtaccccccaaatccctcatcccaaacacccccaaatccctcatcCCAAACACCATCACCACTGTGAGACCTcaaacacccccaaatccctcatcCCAAACACCATCACCACTGTGAGAGCTCAAAcagcccccaaatccctcaTCCCAAACACCACCAGCACTGTGAGAGCTcaaacacccccaaatccctcatcccaaacacccccaaatccctcatcccaaacaccaccaccactgtGAGACCTcaaacacccccaaatccctcatcCCAAACACCACCAGCACTGTGAGAGCTCAAAcagcccccaaatccctcaTCCCAAACACCACCACCATGGCCAGACTCGATCCTACAGCCTCTGATCCCATCACCAGTGAGATCCCAAATTCTGTATCCCACATCACTCCCAATCCCAAACACCATCACCATAGTGAGACCCCAGTGGAAGTTCCCAAATTCCCCTGATCCCAAAACACTTcttccaccaccaccaccacgcTGAGACCCCGATGGGaattctccagctcctctgacCCTAAATCCCTTTTCCTGACCCCAAATCTCCCATTTCAGACATGTGACCTGATCAAGCAATCTGTGGGAGGCACCTCAATCCCCTgcccccaaaccctgccctaTTTCACATGTGTGACCTGATCAGTCTGCAGTGagcaccccaaatcctgaccCTAAATCCTGACCTCAAATCCCCTGGCCCCACATCCCTTTTCCTgaccccaaaccctgtccccatggCAGACGTGTGACCTGATCAAGCAGTCTGCAGTgaacaccccaaatcctgatCCTAAATCCTGATCTCAAATCCCCTGGCCCCAAATCCCTTTTCCTGACCCCAAATCCCTTTTCCTGACCCCAAATCCCTTTTCCTGACCCCAAATCCCTTTTCCTGACCCCAAATCCCTTTTCGTGACTCCAAATCCCTTTTCCTGACCCCAAATCCCTTTTCGTGACTCCAAATCCCTTTTCCTGACCCCAAATCCCTTTTCCTGACCCCAAATCCTGTCCCCATGGCAGACGTGTGACCTGATCAAGCAGTCGGCCGCGGGCACCAAGCGCCGCGTGTTCATCATCGAGACCATGGGTGGCTTCTGTGGCTACCTGGCCACCATGGCTGGGCTGGCGGCCGGCGCGGATGCCGCCTACATCTTTGAGGAGCCCTTCAGCAGCCGTGACCTGCAGGTGGGGAcagtcctgccctgtccccggGGTCACTGGGGTGGTGTGGAATGAGGGAGTTTCCATTCCTGACCCCACTCCCACCCCCATTCCTGACCCTGCAGGCCAACGTCGACCACCTGATAGAGAAGATGAAGACCACAGTGAAGAGAGGGCTTGTGCTCAGGTGGGCCCTGGCACTCGGAGGGGACCTCATGTCACTCCCATGGGGATTGTGTTTGGGATTTCAGGGGAATTCAGGTCTCACTGTGGTGATGGGTCAAGGATGGGAGATGTGGGGCCTCACCGTGTTTGGGATCAGTGGAATTGTTTGGGATGGGGTGAACTGTGGGATTTGGACCTGACCCTGCTGTAGGAATGAGCGCTGCAATGAGAATTACACCACGGATTTCATCTACAACCTCTACTCCGAGGAGGGCAAAGGGGTCTTTGACTGCCGGAAAAACGTCCTCGGGCACATGCAGCAGgtgggaattccctgggaatggggTGAGGGTTTGGGAATTCCCCTGGGAACAGGATCGGGGCTTGGGGGATTTCCCCAGGAATCCAATCAGGGTTTGGAGGATTTTCCCGGATTCTCCTGGTGCAGGGAGGCAGCCCCACCCCCTTTGACCGGAATTTCGGCACCAAGATGGGCGCCAAGGCCGTGGCCTGGATCACTGGGAAGA harbors:
- the PFKM gene encoding ATP-dependent 6-phosphofructokinase, muscle type, which gives rise to MVAQPVSPALSLGLGRLLAPAALSLAALLLLLLSVLVPSPSRRRSADRKMPPSPAGPRHAESLGAGKAIAVLTSGGDAQGMNAAVRAVVRVGIYTGAKVFFVCEGYQGLVDGGDHIKEATWESVSMMLQLGGTVIGSARCQDFRTREGRLRAARNLVKRGITNLCVIGGDGSLTGADTFRAEWGGLLAELLKTGGITAEEAQRSSHLNIVGMVGSIDNDFCGTDMTIGTDSALHRIMEIVDAITTTAQSHQRTFVLEVMGRHCGYLALITALACGADWVFIPESPPEDDWEEHLCRRLTETRDGGSRLNIIIVAEGAIDKHGKPITSDDIKALVVKRLGYDTRVTILGHVQRGGTPSAFDRILASRMGVEAVMALLEGTPDTPACVVSLSGNQAVRLPLMECVQVTKDVTTAMNEGRFEDALKLRGRSFQNNWNVYKLLAHIRPPATKSGYTVAVMNVGAPAAGMNAAVRATVRIGLIHGHRMLAVHDGFEGLALGMVEEIGWNAVGSWIGLGGSKLGTKRTLPKKYFEEICANISKFGIHALIIIGGFEAFTAGLELVEGRARFEELCIPLCIVPATVSNNVPGSDFSIGADTALNTITTTCDLIKQSAAGTKRRVFIIETMGGFCGYLATMAGLAAGADAAYIFEEPFSSRDLQANVDHLIEKMKTTVKRGLVLRNERCNENYTTDFIYNLYSEEGKGVFDCRKNVLGHMQQGGSPTPFDRNFGTKMGAKAVAWITGKIKECSRHGRIFANTADSACLLGMRKRSLVFQPIAELRQQTDFEHRIPKEQWWLRLRPILKILAKYNIELDTSETAHLEHLTRKVLVPEATP